The Hyalangium gracile sequence CAGGACGCCGGCGTACAGCTCCACCTGGGGCACGTCATTGAAGATGACATCCCTGCCCAGGACCGACTGCAGGGTCTGCAGGGGGCTGCGGCGGACGAGGACGAGCCGGCGCTCCGCCGCGACGAACGCCAGGAGCCGGGTCCGCAGCTTGTTGTGGAGATCGATGGCGAGATCGAATCGCCCGGCGAGCTCGCTGCACTGGGCCGCGAAGGCCGCGCCACGCCTGAGCGCGTGCACCTGGCTCACCTCGGGCAGGCCTCGGAGGAGCGGCGCGTAGGGCGCATCCACCGCCCACTCGATGCGCGCGTGTGGAAAGCGGCGTCGCAGCGGCTCGAGGACCGAGGTCGCCATGACGACGTCCCCGAGGACTCCGGCACGAATGACGAGGATGCTCCGAACCGCCGCGAAGCTGCTGTCGATCATCTCGCTCACGAGCACGCCCTCTCATAGACCGAGAGCAGTGCCTGGGCTCGCCTCGAAGGGGTGAACTGCTCCGCGCGCCGCCTGGCTGCCTGGCCCCAGGACTCCGCCAGCCCCGGGTTCCGGAGCACGCGCCCGATGGCGAGCGCGAGCGCGGCCACGTCTCCCGGCGGAACCAGCAGCCCCGTCTCCTCGGGGACGATGGCCTCCGCGATGGCTCCTTCCGCGGCGCCGAGCACCGGACGGCCACAGGCCATGGCCTCGAGGACGGCTCGGCATGTCCCGTCGTTTCCTTCGGCCAGCCACGCGACGGCGTCCCCGGCCCGGTAGGCATCCACGAGGTCCGGGCCCTTCCGGTACCCGGTGAAGTGGACTCGGGCCGTCAGGCCCCTGGACTGGACATGTGCCTCCACGGCCTCCCTGCCTTCCCCCCGACCGACGATGAGGAGCCGCGCCTCGGCTGGGAGGTCCGCCTGGGCGAAGGCGTCGATGAGCCACGTGTGCCGACGGTCCGGCTTGATGCGGGACACGATGACGAGAGTGGGGGAGTGCTCGAGCCCCAGCTCGGCCCGGAGCCTCGACGGCCCCGGCGTGAAGCGGGTGGCATCGACCCGGCCCGGCACGACATGGACGCGCTCGGGGGCCACGCCTCGCGAGGAGAGCTCGCGCGCATAGGGCTCACAGGAGACGATGACTCCGTTGGCTCGGCGGAGCAGCCAGTCCTTTCCCGCCCGGCGCGTCATCGCCTTGGCGTTCTCCACCGTCCGGACGAGCGGCGTGCGGCCGCGGGCGAGCTCCGAGAGCAGGTGGTCATGGGAGAACCGGGCGTGGACGAGGTCCACCTCGCGAAGCAGGCGGCGGAGCGCGAGCAGATCCTTCACCACCTCGCCGGCCCGGGGCACCTGGCAGAGGGTGAGCTCGCGGCGCAGCGTGAAGCCCGCCTGCTCGATGGTCCTGGCGTAGTTGCCCTCGCGGCGCGTGTCGCAGCCGAACCATACCTCGTGGCCCTGAGCCCGCAGCGCTTCCGCGTCGCTGAGGCAGAGCTCCGAAGGGCCGGTCACGTACTGGGAGGAGAGCAACATCAGGATGCGCATCGGCCGCCGGACCCTATGGCAAAAGCGCGACGGGCGTCATCCGGATGCTGTCCAATTCGGAAGGGGAAGGTCAGACTCGCCGGGACGACTCACAGGAGGGGATGCCTTGTTGATGCTCTTTCCGTTGTTGGTGCTCGCCACCACTCCTGCCGAGGGAGCGGCCGCGCCTCCTCCCGTCCAGGAGGCCGTGGCGCTGGTCTGGGGCGGAGGCAAGGATGCCGCGGCGGCGCAGGAGTGGCGTCGCCGCTGGGATGACGAGCAGAAGTCCGTCGAGGTACCCCTCACCCTGGGGCAGGGGTTCCCGAAGGTGCTCTCGAGCGGGAGCGTGTCGGGGATGAACCCGGGGTTCGAGGTGGTCATCCTCGGCTTCTGCAAGCCTGACGAGGGCGAGCCCCTGCGGCGCTTCCTGAAGGCCCTCTACCCGTTCGTCTACGAGAAGCCGGTGAAGGTGGAGGCGCTGGCGTGCCCGGACTGGGCCGACGGCGAAGCGCGCACCGTCGAGGCTCCCTCGGTGCTGAAGGCTCGCGGAGCGACGCTCACCGTGGCGGTGGCCTCGATGGAGGACAAGCCATCGGCCCCGGCGACGACGCAGCTGGTGCGCGTGGTGGCGCGCGACGGCAAGTCCCAGCTGCTGGACGCGTACACCGTCGACGATGACTGGAACGGCTCGCAGAACAACGGCTGCGAGACGTCCGTGGAGGTGGAGGCGGCACAGGTCGTGCTGGAGCGGACGTGCACCCATGGGGTGGGCGCGTACTGCAACCGCTACCCCGGGCAGAAGTCACGCATCAAGGTGCGCTGGGATGGCAAGGAGCTGGTCGCCGAGGAGAAGACGCTCTCGAAGTGGACCATCGACATCGACAAGGAGTGCGCCGAGTAGGGACGCGCTCACGCTCCTCCCGAGCTCGGTGTCGCGGGCCGGGGCATGAAGGCCTGGAGCGCCAGGCTCAGGGCGACGACCAGCGCGCAGCCGATGACGTTGTACCAGAGGTAGCCAATCGAGCTGAGCAGGAAGAGGGCCACCACCGTGGACTGAGAGAGGACCGCGGCGATGAAGACGGCGTTCCCCCGCACGTGCTTGAGGAAGAACGCCACCAGGAAGATGCCCAGGACGGTCCCATAGAAGATGGACCCGAGGATGTTGACGGCCTGGATGAGGTTGTCGAGCAGCGACGCGAAGCTCGCGAAGGCGATGGCCACCACGCCCCAGAAGATCGTGAACGCCTTCGAGGCGACCAGGACCTGGCGATCCGAGGCATCCTTGCGGATGACGCGCCGGTAGAAGTCGACGGTGGTCGTCGCGCCCAGCGCGGTCAGCTCGCTGGCGATCGAGCTCATGGCCGCCGCCAGGATGACGGAGATGAGCAGCCCGAACAGCCCGCTGGGCAGCCAGTTCTTCACGAAGGTGATGAAGATGTAGTCCGAGTCCTTGGTCTCCGCCTTCGGCAGCGCCCGGGAGACCACGGCCTTGGCGTCCTTCCGCAGCGCGTCCGCCGTTCTGGCCGCCTCCTTCAATCGCTCGCGAGCGCTGGCCTCGGCGGCGCCGTCTCCGGACTCGCGGGCCGTCAGGTAGCGCTCCACCTCGGACTGCTTCGCGGCGTGCGCCTGCGTCCACTTCTGCTCGATGGCCGCGAGCTCCCCCGCCTGCGCCGTCGCCTGGACGCGCGTGCGCAGCGACTCGTTGAAGAGCAGCGGCGGCGTGGAGAACTGGTAGAAGACGAAGACGAGGATCCCCACGAAGAGGATCATGAACTGCATGGGAATCTTCAGCACCCCGTTGAAGAGCAGCCCGAGCCGGCTCTCGGAGATGGATCGGCCCGACAGGTAGCGGCCCACCTGTGACTGGTCCGTCCCGAAGTACGACAGCGACAGGAACAGCCCACCGGTGATGCCGGACCAGAAGTTGTACCGGTCCTTGAAGTCGAGCTCGAAGCTGACCACGTTCAGCCGGCCGAGCGCGCCCGCCACGTCCACGGCGCGGCCGAAGGACACATGCTCGGGCAGCCGCCAGAGGATGACGAGGCCCGCCACCACCATGCCGCCGAGCATCACCACCATCTGCTGCTTCTGCGTCTGCGCGACGGCCTTGGCTCCGCCCGACACCGTATAGAGGATGACCAGGCCGCCCATGGCCAGGATGGTGGGCTCGAGCGGCCAGCCCAGCAGCGTGGAGAGGATGATGGCCGGAGCGTAGAGGGTGATGCCCGAGGCCAGCCCGCGCTGGATGAGGAAGAGGAAGGCGCCCAGCAGGCGCGTCTTCAAGTCGAAGCGCGACTCCAGGTACTCGTAGGCGGTGAGGACCTTCAGCCGGTAGTAGATGGGGATGAAGACCGCGCTGATGATCACCATCGCGAGCGGCAGTCCGAAGTAGAACTGCACGAAGCGCATCCCGTCCTCGTACGCCTGTCCGGGGACGGAGAGGAAGGTGATGGCGCTGGCCTGCGTGGCCATGACCGACAGGCCGATGGTGGTCCAGCGCATCTCGTAGCCGCCGCGCAGGTACTCATCGGTGGTGCTTGCGCCGCGCGTCTTCCAGATGCCCCACCCGACGATGAAGGCCGTGGTCCCCAGGAGGACGAACCAGTCGAGCAGTGTCACGCGTAGGCCCGGGTGAGCGCCCAGAACAGGGCGACGAGCAGGGCGAGGGTGCCCAGCACGAAGAGGTAGATGTTGCGCCAGGAGCCCAGCACGGGCGGCGCGTCGTTCATCTCGGGGCGCGGCCCGGGGGCCGCTTGGGGAGACCTGGGTTCAGTGCTCATTGGGCCAGGAGGTTCGCCAGCAGGCGGTAGGCCCCGGGGACTCCCGAGGGGAGCTGACGGAAGAAGGCGATGCCCGTGTACACGAAGGCGCCCTTGCCATGCCGGGCGACCAGCAGTCCTCCGCGCAGCGGCTGCTCGCCCGGGTCGTTCATGGCGAACACGGGCCGGTAGTGCTCGTCCCACTTCGAGGCGAAGTAGAGGCCCCGCTCCTGGACCCAGCCCTCGAAGTCGGCGGGCGTGAGGCGGTTGGGCGCGCGCAGCAGCGGGTCGTTCGGCGCAACGGGAGTCATCTCCGCCGTCTCATCCGTCACGCGATCCCGGCCGATCTCCAGCGGGTACGGGCCCACGAAGCTGGTCAGCGGCCCCACGCGGCTGTTGGTGTTGTACTGCACGATGAGCCGGCCGCCCTTCTCCACGTACTCCAGGAGCCGCTCGCGGTGCACTCCCAGGCGCGGGTTGGCGTTGAAGGCGCGCACGCCGACCAGGATCGCCTCGAAGCGCTCGAGCGGCTCACGGGCCAGCCGCTCCTCGGGGAGCAGCGTCACCTCGTACCCCACGGCGGCGAGGCTCTCGGCCACGCGGTCGCCGGGCCCGGGGATGTAGCCGATGCGCTTCACCTTCGTGGCGAGCGTGACGGGCACCAGCGTCGCCTCGGAGGCCTGGCGCACCGTCTGAGGAGGGATGTGCTCGTGGTTCACCGTGCGCACGCGCCAGGACTCCGAGCGGCCCCCGCTCTCGACGAGGACGCGCAGCCGGCTCCGCTCGCTCGACCCCTTGGCCGGAGTGAGCGTGAAGCGCACCGTGCGCTCATCCCCGCGCGCGGCGAGCTGAAAGGGCACCTCGGCGGGCTCGGAGCGCCAGCCGGCGGGCAGCTCGAGCCGGACCTTGCCCGTGGCCTCCGCCCGGCCCGCGGCCAGCACCACCGAGACGGTCTGGGGCGCGCCGTTGGGGAACATGATGACCTCCCGGTCCAGCGTCGCGGTGACGGCGGGGGCGATCTCGAAGGCGCGATAGAGCTCGCCACGCACCGGGTCCGTCCACACGTAGACCACGGGCCGCGTCACCGTGAAGCGCTTGCCGCCCACCTCATAGAGGAACGTCACCGCCAGCGCGGGATCGCCCTCGGGCCGGCCGATGAGCGCGCGGTCCGGCACCTCGTAGAGCCCTCCGGTGGCGCGCTGGCGCAGCCAGTAGGGCGTCGAGATTGTCGCCTGCTCCGGGAGCGCCACCGGCTGGGAGAGCTTGAACGGCGTGTGCTCGGCCAGGCTCGTGCCCACCGTGGTAGGGGCGCTGCCCGGCAGCGTCACGCTCACCAGCCGGATCGCCGCGGGCGAGCGGTTCAGGGCCATCAGGTCCAGCTTCACCGGCTGCCCCGGCACGCCTGTCGTCTCCGCCGCGCGCGCCTCGAGGAACAGGCCCGCGCACCCGGCCACCAGCGCCTCCGTCTCGCGCAGCTTGATGGCCTTCCACGGGTTGTTCTCGGGCAGGGCCGAGAGCGCCTCGTGGACGCGCAGGAGCGCCGGGATGCTCAGGTGGGGCGCGCTGGCATCGAACCCCTTCGAGGCCGCGTCGACCGCCTGGATGACCTTCTCGGTGCCGGGCCACCGACGCCACGAGAGCTCGAGCCCCTCGAACAGGTCGGCCTTGGGGCTCGCCCCGGCGAGGGGCTGGAAGTACTCCAGCAGCGGGCCCCGCTCGGCTGGCACGCCGAAGCCCTGGCTCTTGTGCTGGCTGCGGCTCTCCGCCGCGACCTCGCCCCAGGAGCGCCCCAGCAGCGGGTTGAAGCCGCCCACGTCGAGCTTCAAGTACGCGGACATGTCGGCGTCCGGCTTCAGGTTCCAGGTGGAGACGTTGTGCAGCAGCCGGTCCGCCTTCCACGGCGAGAGCGTGCCCAGCTGCTCGGGGAAGCGCTTGGGGTCGGCCGCGGCCGCGAAGGCCTCCTCGGCCAGCAGGGCCGAGGCCGTGTGGTGGCCGTGGTTCGGCGGCTTCGTGGTGAAGCGCGTGACGATGACATCCGGCTGGAAGCGGCGGATGGCGAGCACCACGTCGGCCAGCGCTTCCTCCCGTCCCCAGATGCGCAGCGTCTCCTCGGCGCTCTTCGAGTAGCCGAAGTCGCGCGCGCGCGTGAACAGCTGCTCGGCGCCGTCGACGCGCCGCGCCGCGAGCAGCTCCTGGGTGCGGATGAGCCCCAGCAGTTCGTCCTGCTCGGTCCCGATGAGGTTCTGCCCGCCGTCGCCTCGCGTCATCGACAGGTAGCCCGCGCGCAGGCCGCGCCCACCGACCAGCCAGGCCAGCAGCCGCGTGTTCTCATCGTCGGGGTGGGCGGCCACATAGAGCACGCTGCCCACCACCCCCAGGCGCTTGATGCCCGCCGACAGCTCGCCCGCGTGGGGCTGGTGGGCGGGTTGTGCAAGGGCCGTCGACCAGACTCCGAGGCTCATGGCCAGCGTCATCCCGAGAATGATCAGGTTCCTCATTCAGGCCGACCCTAATAACAAGCCTCTCTCGGCGCGCGGAATTCTTTCGCGCGGGCGGGCTCCCGCGACCCGCACTCTCCGTGGTCCTCCGCCCCTTCCTCTTCGCCCCCGTGGCGCGGACCTGCTATCACCCGCCGCGTGACGTCCTCGTTCTCGGCCGAATGGCTCCGCGGCGATCCGCGCGCACTCCACTTCCTTCCCGATCGGTTCCGCCACCGCGCTGCTCGCGCCGAGGCCGTGGCCGCCGCCGCCTCCCGTGTCGTGGCCCCCGCGCTGCACGAAGCGCTCGTGGCCCGGAACGCGCGGCTTCCACCGAGCCCTGCCCGTGAGCGGAACCTGGAGCTGCTCGCTCGCCCCGGTACCGTCGTCGTGGTCACCGGGCAGCAGGTCGGTCTCTTCCTGGGGCCGCTCTTCACGCTCTACAAGGCCGCCTCCGCCATCCTCGCCGCGCGCGCGCTCGCCGAAGAGACGGGCCGCCCCTGTGTCCCCGTCTTCTGGCTGCAGACCGAGGACCACGATCTGCCCGAGATCGATCACTGCTTCGTCCCGCGAGGCTCCGGAGCGCCCCTGCGCCTGGCGCTCCAGCACGCGGATGCGGCCACCTCGCGCACGCCTGTCGCCCACCGCCAGCTCGGGGAGGGTGCTCCCGCGGCGCTCGCGGCGCTGCGCGCGGAGCTGGGCAGCCAGGCCCAGGCGGGTGAGTTCCTGGGGCTGCTGGAGTGCGCCTACCGCCCCGAGGCGACGATGGCGGACGCCTTCGCCGAGGTGCTCGCGACGCTCTTCTCCGACGAGGGCCTGGTGTTCCTCGATCCGCGCGATCCCCGGCTGGCGCCACTCGCCGCGCCGGTTCACCGCCGGGCCATCGAGGAGGCCTCGGCCATCTCCACCGCGCTCGGCTCGCGGGGGAGCGCCCTCGAGGAGGCCGGCTTCTCCGAGCAGGTCCACATCCGCCCTGGCGCACCGCTGGGCTTCTTCTCTCCCGACGGAGTCGATGGAGCCCGCTATCGGCTGGATCCGGGCGACGCTCCGGGAAAGTGGACCCTCGTGGGCCATCCGGAGAACGCCACCGTGTCGACGGCGGAGCTCCTCTCCTGGCTCGAGCGCGAGCCCCTGCGCTTCACCACTTCGGCCCTGCTGCGCCCCATCCTCCAGGACACCTGGCTGCCCACGGCGGCTTACGTCGGTGGGCCGGGGGAGATCGCCTACTTCGCGCAGCTCGCGCCGCTCTATGGGCACGTGGGACTGCCCATGCCGCTCATCGTGCCGCGCTCCCGCTTCCGCGTGCTCGATGACCGCGCGCGGGGCCTGCTCGACAAGCTCGGGCTCTCACCGGACGAGGTGTCCGCGTCGCGCGACGAGCTGCTGACCCGCCTGGCCACCCGTGGCGCGGCGGACGGCTTCGACCCGCCCGAGGCGGTGGAGGCCCGGCTCATGGGTACCCTGACGCCCGAGCTTGCCCGGCTCGGCGAGCGCATGGCCAGCCTCGACCCGAGCTTCGCTCACGCCATCGAGCGCACCGAGGAGAGCGTCCGACTGGCGCTCTCCCGCCTCGTGGCCAAGTACGGCCGCGCCCTGGCCCAGCGCGATCAGGTGACCGCCGAGCGCCTGGACCGGCTGCGCACCTATCTGGTCCCGGACGGAGCGCCGCAGGAGCGCATCTACGGCCTGCCGTACTACGCGTGCCGCTTTGGAGCCCGCGCCTTCACGCATCTGGTGCTCGAGGCCTGCGAGCCCTTCTCGGGAGCCCTCAGGGACTTGAAGCCATGACAGCATCTCCCGGTCACGGGCTCGAGGTGCTCGCCTTCGGTCCCCACCCCGATGACGTCGAGCTGTTCTGCGGCGGGCTCATGGCGCGCATGGCCAGCCTGGGCTACCGCACCGGCATCGTCGATCTGACGCGAGGGGAGAAGAGCTCGCGCGGCACCCCCGAGACACGCGCCGCCGAGACCGAGGCGGCCTCTCGGGCGTTGGGGCTCACGGTGCGCGAGAACCTGGGCCTTCCCGATGCCTGGATCCACCCGTGGGGAGGCTTCGACGCGCCCGAGGCGGAGCGCGCGAGGACCGCTCCCGTGGCGCGCGTCGTCGAGGTGCTGCGCCGCCTGCGGCCCGAGCTCGTCATCGTCCCCTGGGAGCAGGAGCGCCACCCGGACCACGAGGCCACCAGCGCGCTGGTGACTCGCGCCCTGTTCTTCGCCGGCGTCCGTCGCTTCGACACCGAGCCCGCCCTGGAGCCCTTCACGCCCCGGCAGGTCCTCTATTACCCGCTGCGTCATCTGGCCGAGCCGAGCCTCATCGTCGACGTGACGGAGGCCTACGAGCGCAAGCAGGAGGCGGTCCGTTGCTACGCCAGCCAGGTGCAGCCGCGGTCGGAGGGCCCCCAGACGCTGGTCGGCTCGCCCCTCTCGCTGTCGTCGCTCGAGGCCCGGGACCGCTTCTACGGCGCCCACATCGGCGTGGCCTACGGCGAGCCCTACGTGCTGCGTGAGACGCTGGGGCTGGCCGATCCCGTGGAGCATTTTCGCCGGAATACCTTTGCCCGGCCCCTGTTCTTCCCTTCGCGCCGATGACCGACCGCCGCCTCAACCTGGCCATCACCTGCTTCCCCACCTTCGGCGGCAGCGGAATGATCGCCACCGAGGTCGGCCTGGCGATGGCGGAGCGTGGCCACCGCGTGCACTTCATCGCGCGGCAGCTGCCCGTGCATCTCCACGGCTCCCGCCACAAGGTGCGCTTCCACGAGGTGACCGAGAGCACCTACCCGGCGCTGCAGAGCTCGGGGACATACCCGCTGGCGCTCGCATCGAAGATGATCGAGGTGGCCCAGGAAGAGCGCCTGGACATCCTGCACGTGCACTACGCGGTGCCCCACGCCACGGCCGCCTGGATGGCGCGAGAGGTGCTGGGGAGCCAGGCCCCGCGCATCGTGACGACGCTGCATGGGACGGACACCACGCTGGTGGGCATCGAGCCCAACTACCTGCCCATCACCCGCTTCTCGCTCCTGCGCAGCGACGCGGTGACGACGCCGTCGGCGTTCCTCCAGCGCGCCACCTGGGAGGGCTTCGGCCTCTCGCCGGAGGCCGTCCCCATCGAGGTCATCTCCAACTTCGTGGACGCGGCGCGCTTCTCGCCCTCTCGCGATCGGGCGGGGCTGCGACGGCTCTTCCCGGAGCTGGGAGACGGCGAGCCGGTGCTCATCCACGTGTCGAACTTCCGCCCCGTGAAGCGCATCCGTGACGTGGTGGCCATCTTCGCCGAGGTGAACCGCCGGCTGCCGTGCCGGCTGGTGATGATTGGCGACGGCCCGGAGCGCGCGGGCGCCGAGCGCCGCCTGGGCGAGCTGGGCCTGGAGGAGCGCGCGGCCTTCCTGGGCAATCAGGAGCACTTCGTCGACCTGCTGGCCGCCTCCGACGTCTTCCTGCTGCCCAGCGAGAAGGAGAGCTTCGGCCTGGCCGCGCTCGAGGCGCTGAGCTGCGGCGTCCCGGTGGTCGCCAGCGACATCGGCGGCATTCCGGAGCTGGTGAGCGACGGAGAGACGGGCTTCCTGGCGCCCGTGGGCGAGGTGGGCGGCATGGCCGCCGCCGTCCTCACGCTGCTGCGAGACACGGCCCGCTGGCAGTCCTTCTCGCGGAGCGCGCGAGAGAAGGTCCTCGCGCGCTTCCAGCTGGCGCCCGCCATCGACCGCTACGAGGCGCTCTACCAGCGGCTCGTAGCGGCGACGGGCAGCCGGTGACTACTTCTTGTTCTTCCAGTCGGCGAGGGCCTTGGCCACCGCGTCCTTGAAGAAGAAGTTGGGCGACTGCTGGCCCATGTCCCAGGCCACCTGTGCGTACTTGCGGGCCTCGGCATAGTTGCCCTTCTTGGCCAGCAGCTCCGCCTTGACCCAGTTGTTCTGCCAGGTCGAGGCGATGGCGATGGAGGCGTCCACATACTTCAGCCCCGTGTCCACATCCTTGAGGTTCTCGGCCACGTAGCTGGCCGCGTTCATGTGCGGGCGCCACGCGTTGTCGAGCGCGCTCTTGATGTTGGCCTGCGCCTGCGTCACCGTGTCCACGGTGATCGGCACCGAGATGCGCAGCTTCTCCCACTCCAGATCGAGCGAGGCGCCCGTGTCGGTCGTGTTGGAGAAGATGTAGGTCAGACGCTCGCGGTTCGGGATGTTGGCGGTCGTCGCGGGCACGCGCACCACGTCATTGGCGGCGTCGTACTCCTTGCTCTGCCACA is a genomic window containing:
- a CDS encoding glycosyltransferase family 4 protein gives rise to the protein MRILMLLSSQYVTGPSELCLSDAEALRAQGHEVWFGCDTRREGNYARTIEQAGFTLRRELTLCQVPRAGEVVKDLLALRRLLREVDLVHARFSHDHLLSELARGRTPLVRTVENAKAMTRRAGKDWLLRRANGVIVSCEPYARELSSRGVAPERVHVVPGRVDATRFTPGPSRLRAELGLEHSPTLVIVSRIKPDRRHTWLIDAFAQADLPAEARLLIVGRGEGREAVEAHVQSRGLTARVHFTGYRKGPDLVDAYRAGDAVAWLAEGNDGTCRAVLEAMACGRPVLGAAEGAIAEAIVPEETGLLVPPGDVAALALAIGRVLRNPGLAESWGQAARRRAEQFTPSRRAQALLSVYERACS
- a CDS encoding sodium:solute symporter, coding for MTLLDWFVLLGTTAFIVGWGIWKTRGASTTDEYLRGGYEMRWTTIGLSVMATQASAITFLSVPGQAYEDGMRFVQFYFGLPLAMVIISAVFIPIYYRLKVLTAYEYLESRFDLKTRLLGAFLFLIQRGLASGITLYAPAIILSTLLGWPLEPTILAMGGLVILYTVSGGAKAVAQTQKQQMVVMLGGMVVAGLVILWRLPEHVSFGRAVDVAGALGRLNVVSFELDFKDRYNFWSGITGGLFLSLSYFGTDQSQVGRYLSGRSISESRLGLLFNGVLKIPMQFMILFVGILVFVFYQFSTPPLLFNESLRTRVQATAQAGELAAIEQKWTQAHAAKQSEVERYLTARESGDGAAEASARERLKEAARTADALRKDAKAVVSRALPKAETKDSDYIFITFVKNWLPSGLFGLLISVILAAAMSSIASELTALGATTTVDFYRRVIRKDASDRQVLVASKAFTIFWGVVAIAFASFASLLDNLIQAVNILGSIFYGTVLGIFLVAFFLKHVRGNAVFIAAVLSQSTVVALFLLSSIGYLWYNVIGCALVVALSLALQAFMPRPATPSSGGA
- a CDS encoding PIG-L family deacetylase, with the translated sequence MRNLIILGMTLAMSLGVWSTALAQPAHQPHAGELSAGIKRLGVVGSVLYVAAHPDDENTRLLAWLVGGRGLRAGYLSMTRGDGGQNLIGTEQDELLGLIRTQELLAARRVDGAEQLFTRARDFGYSKSAEETLRIWGREEALADVVLAIRRFQPDVIVTRFTTKPPNHGHHTASALLAEEAFAAAADPKRFPEQLGTLSPWKADRLLHNVSTWNLKPDADMSAYLKLDVGGFNPLLGRSWGEVAAESRSQHKSQGFGVPAERGPLLEYFQPLAGASPKADLFEGLELSWRRWPGTEKVIQAVDAASKGFDASAPHLSIPALLRVHEALSALPENNPWKAIKLRETEALVAGCAGLFLEARAAETTGVPGQPVKLDLMALNRSPAAIRLVSVTLPGSAPTTVGTSLAEHTPFKLSQPVALPEQATISTPYWLRQRATGGLYEVPDRALIGRPEGDPALAVTFLYEVGGKRFTVTRPVVYVWTDPVRGELYRAFEIAPAVTATLDREVIMFPNGAPQTVSVVLAAGRAEATGKVRLELPAGWRSEPAEVPFQLAARGDERTVRFTLTPAKGSSERSRLRVLVESGGRSESWRVRTVNHEHIPPQTVRQASEATLVPVTLATKVKRIGYIPGPGDRVAESLAAVGYEVTLLPEERLAREPLERFEAILVGVRAFNANPRLGVHRERLLEYVEKGGRLIVQYNTNSRVGPLTSFVGPYPLEIGRDRVTDETAEMTPVAPNDPLLRAPNRLTPADFEGWVQERGLYFASKWDEHYRPVFAMNDPGEQPLRGGLLVARHGKGAFVYTGIAFFRQLPSGVPGAYRLLANLLAQ
- the bshC gene encoding bacillithiol biosynthesis cysteine-adding enzyme BshC; its protein translation is MTSSFSAEWLRGDPRALHFLPDRFRHRAARAEAVAAAASRVVAPALHEALVARNARLPPSPARERNLELLARPGTVVVVTGQQVGLFLGPLFTLYKAASAILAARALAEETGRPCVPVFWLQTEDHDLPEIDHCFVPRGSGAPLRLALQHADAATSRTPVAHRQLGEGAPAALAALRAELGSQAQAGEFLGLLECAYRPEATMADAFAEVLATLFSDEGLVFLDPRDPRLAPLAAPVHRRAIEEASAISTALGSRGSALEEAGFSEQVHIRPGAPLGFFSPDGVDGARYRLDPGDAPGKWTLVGHPENATVSTAELLSWLEREPLRFTTSALLRPILQDTWLPTAAYVGGPGEIAYFAQLAPLYGHVGLPMPLIVPRSRFRVLDDRARGLLDKLGLSPDEVSASRDELLTRLATRGAADGFDPPEAVEARLMGTLTPELARLGERMASLDPSFAHAIERTEESVRLALSRLVAKYGRALAQRDQVTAERLDRLRTYLVPDGAPQERIYGLPYYACRFGARAFTHLVLEACEPFSGALRDLKP
- the bshB1 gene encoding bacillithiol biosynthesis deacetylase BshB1, whose protein sequence is MTASPGHGLEVLAFGPHPDDVELFCGGLMARMASLGYRTGIVDLTRGEKSSRGTPETRAAETEAASRALGLTVRENLGLPDAWIHPWGGFDAPEAERARTAPVARVVEVLRRLRPELVIVPWEQERHPDHEATSALVTRALFFAGVRRFDTEPALEPFTPRQVLYYPLRHLAEPSLIVDVTEAYERKQEAVRCYASQVQPRSEGPQTLVGSPLSLSSLEARDRFYGAHIGVAYGEPYVLRETLGLADPVEHFRRNTFARPLFFPSRR
- the bshA gene encoding N-acetyl-alpha-D-glucosaminyl L-malate synthase BshA, which translates into the protein MTDRRLNLAITCFPTFGGSGMIATEVGLAMAERGHRVHFIARQLPVHLHGSRHKVRFHEVTESTYPALQSSGTYPLALASKMIEVAQEERLDILHVHYAVPHATAAWMAREVLGSQAPRIVTTLHGTDTTLVGIEPNYLPITRFSLLRSDAVTTPSAFLQRATWEGFGLSPEAVPIEVISNFVDAARFSPSRDRAGLRRLFPELGDGEPVLIHVSNFRPVKRIRDVVAIFAEVNRRLPCRLVMIGDGPERAGAERRLGELGLEERAAFLGNQEHFVDLLAASDVFLLPSEKESFGLAALEALSCGVPVVASDIGGIPELVSDGETGFLAPVGEVGGMAAAVLTLLRDTARWQSFSRSAREKVLARFQLAPAIDRYEALYQRLVAATGSR
- a CDS encoding DUF2911 domain-containing protein, giving the protein MKNAALKSLFVVLAALIALPASAQLQLPAPSPSAKVMQQVGLTDISVEYSSPGVKGRKIWGALVPWDQPWRSGANASTKITFSKDVTFGGKPVPAGTYAIVSFPTQKGWTVALNKELALWQSKEYDAANDVVRVPATTANIPNRERLTYIFSNTTDTGASLDLEWEKLRISVPITVDTVTQAQANIKSALDNAWRPHMNAASYVAENLKDVDTGLKYVDASIAIASTWQNNWVKAELLAKKGNYAEARKYAQVAWDMGQQSPNFFFKDAVAKALADWKNKK